One Aegilops tauschii subsp. strangulata cultivar AL8/78 chromosome 7, Aet v6.0, whole genome shotgun sequence genomic window carries:
- the LOC109743349 gene encoding serine/threonine-protein kinase-like protein CCR4 has protein sequence MLMSRRPGLATSTTRLLVLAFLLAVAAGAAPPSPRQFSTVAISHTANSTLVCALIIDRVNEDGGGNSKLQCKSMPDGGLTSYPSADIPFNAIAAGKDFLCGLMAPVGGHAAMRWWSFSEEEQARRSRPVGRRIYWGPSLRSMSAGGPHVCGLSDDHDPTCWEWPGLDLPKGLDFSLIALGQDFLCGIVKGNDTAMRCYGGRMPPTPQFTADGVAVTFQTVAAGRRHACAVDKLGGLVCWGDGNPTVRLDELPADMMAMALGRNTTCILAGNGTVRCWGVKVPEEYTHTTFVSIEADGDTVCAVMTSNYSVVCWGNDGRFDGRHLVYNNTMPGACAPKSNCSCNIVPDSGRLCGTGGGLGGEELAVCSPCKQPLNASRIVVSNGSTAQLGDDGGDAKKKKTLFVGLGVASAGVLVIIVAGLTFYVLASRKSDKKAHATVRLGESSSRRLCRDGDVEIMVMPARERSASQPARPLGCEEFTLKDLSRLTNAFAEEAKIGSGSFGSVYRAKLPDGREVAIKRAERASTGARRRRRFDAERAFRSELRLLSRVNHRNLVSLLGFCEERGERILVFEFMPHGALHDHLHGEDAGSGHSPLFSSWEARLRVALDAARGVEYLHCYAVPPIIHRDIKPSNILLDDDWTAKVSDFGLSLVSGASASASPTTTSGTAGTVGYMDPEYYRLQELTERSDVYSFGVVLLELVTGRKAIHRDQSQEGSGSPRNVIEFAVPAVEGGNIDKILDSRVPAPRGHEVEAVARVAKIGAECVRPRGRGRPVMSEVVAELEWAVTLCEECVVRSASGGRNSSSRNGGSDMSRSRSRSESEDRSPYHTREFSFGSGRVAGVGHARSYSTM, from the coding sequence ATGCTAATGTCTCGCCGCCCCGGCCTCGCCACCAGCACAACGCGCCTCCTCGTGCTCGCCttcctcctcgccgtcgccgcgggcgccgcgccgccgtcgccgcgccaGTTCTCCACCGTCGCCATCTCCCACACCGCCAACAGCACGCTCGTCTGCGCCCTCATCATCGACAGGGTCAACGAGGATGGCGGCGGCAACTCCAAGCTCCAGTGCAAGTCCATGCCCGACGGCGGCCTCACGTCCTACCCGTCGGCTGACATCCCCTTCAACGCCATCGCCGCCGGCAAGGACTTCCTCTGCGGCCTCATGGCGCCCGTCGGCGGCCACGCCGCCATGCGCTGGTGGTCCTTCTCCGAGGAGGAGCAGGCCAGGCGGTCTCGCCCCGTAGGCCGGCGCATCTACTGGGGCCCCTCGCTCCGCTCCATGTCCGCCGGCGGCCCGCACGTCTGCGGCCTCTCCGACGACCACGACCCCACCTGCTGGGAGTGGCCCGGCCTCGACCTCCCCAAGGGCCTCGACTTCTCCCTCATCGCCCTCGGCCAGGACTTCCTCTGCGGCATCGTCAAGGGCAACGACACCGCCATGAGGTGCTACGGCGGCCGCATGCCGCCGACGCCCCAGTTCACGGCCGACGGGGTTGCTGTCACGTTCCAGACGGTCGCCGCTGGGCGCCGCCACGCCTGCGCCGTGGACAAGCTGGGCGGCCTCGTGTGCTGGGGCGACGGGAACCCCACGGTCCgtctcgacgagctgccggccgacATGATGGCCATGGCGCTCGGCCGCAACACCACGTGCATACTCGCCGGGAACGGCACGGTGAGGTGCTGGGGCGTGAAGGTGCCGGAGGAGTACACGCACACCACCTTCGTCTCCATCGAGGCCGACGGCGACACGGTGTGTGCCGTCATGACGAGCAACTACTCCGTCGTCTGCTGGGGGAACGACGGCCGCTTCGACGGGAGGCACCTCGTCTACAACAACACCATGCCGGGAGCCTGCGCCCCTAAGAGTAACTGCTCCTGCAACATCGTACCGGACTCAGGGAGGCTTTGCGGCACCGGCGGCGGATTGGGCGGCGAAGAACTCGCCGTGTGCAGCCCGTGCAAGCAGCCACTGAACGCGTCCAGGATCGTCGTCAGCAATGGCAGTACGGCCCAGCTCGGTGACGACGGTGGTgatgcgaagaagaagaagacgctCTTCGTGGGGCTCGGCGTGGCCAGCGCCGGCGTCTTGGTGATCATCGTAGCAGGGCTGACGTTCTACGTGCTGGCGTCCAGGAAGTCGGACAAGAAGGCGCACGCCACCGTCCGGCTCGGGGAGTCGTCGTCCAGGCGGCTCTGCCGCGACGGCGACGTGGAGATCATGGTCATGCCGGCGCGGGAGCGCTCGGCTTCGCAGCCTGCGCGACCGCTCGGGTGCGAGGAGTTCACGCTCAAGGATCTCTCGCGGCTGACCAACGCGTTCGCGGAGGAGGCCAAGATCGGGAGCGGCAGCTTCGGGTCCGTGTACCGCGCGAAGCTCCCCGACGGGCGGGAGGTCGCCATCAAGCGCGCCGAGCGCGCGTCCACCGgtgcgcggcggcggaggcggttCGACGCGGAGCGGGCGTTCCGGTCGGAGCTGAGGCTGCTGTCCCGCGTCAACCACCGCAACCTGGTGTCCCTCCTGGGCTTCTGCGAGGAGCGCGGCGAGCGCATCCTCGTGTTCGAGTTCATGCCGCACGGCGCGCTCCACGACCACCTCCACGGCGAGGACGCCGGGTCCGGCCACTCCCCGCTCTTCTCGTCATGGGAGGCGCGGCTCCGCGTGGCGCTGGACGCCGCCCGCGGCGTCGAGTACCTGCATTGCTACGCCGTGCCGCCCATCATCCACCGCGACATCAAGCCGTCCAACATCCTGCTCGACGACGACTGGACGGCCAAAGTCTCCGACTTCGGCCTCTCCCTCGTGAGCGGCGCGTCGGCGTCGGCGAGCCCGACGACGACGTCGGGGACGGCCGGCACGGTGGGGTACATGGACCCGGAGTACTACCGTCTCCAGGAGCTGACGGAGCGGAGCGACGTGTACAGCTTCGGCGTGGTGCTGCTGGAGCTGGTGACCGGAAGGAAGGCGATCCACCGGGACCAGAGCCAGGAAGGGAGCGGGTCGCCGAGGAACGTGATCGAGTTCGCGGTGCCGGCCGTGGAGGGCGGAAACATCGACAAGATCCTCGACAGCCGGGTGCCCGCGCCTCGGGGGCACGAGGTGGAGGCGGTGGCGCGCGTGGCCAAGATCGGCGCCGAGTGCGTCCGGCcgcgcgggcgcgggcggccgGTGATgtcggaggtggtggcggagctgGAGTGGGCCGTGACGCTCTGCGAAGAGTGCGTGGTCCGGTCGGCGAGCGGCGGGCGGAACAGCAGCTCCCGGAACGGCGGCTCCGACATGTCGCGGTCGAGGTCGAGATCGGAGTCGGAGGACCGGAGCCCGTACCACACGCGCGAGTTCAGCTTCGGGTCGGGCCGGGTCGCCGGCGTCGGACATGCCAGGTCCTACTCAACCATGTAA
- the LOC109743346 gene encoding uncharacterized protein, whose amino-acid sequence MKRKRGSTRGKKSSSNTTGGDSSSASPSSPSTEENIPAENAPVSRSTPAVPEPSPPPEPEKPSVPAPAPVHPAADIPYAKPKVGAVYGRVKLKFKTSKASELNNSSSVAQAPADAGKSQTAAPEVSKQVTAEIGIAASSTGQTTDRQETELSGSDKDKAAKKAGSIKFVSAGLSSSAQDNTQDREVDEVHEPLPSKQETLLGTEESESASEPKNSQGSEIKQSTLESQRDEKELAAALEAIKKVMKVDAAEPFNTPVDPIALGIPDYLDVIDTPMDFGTICQDLERGSKYMNSEDVYKDVQFIWDNCTKYNSKGDYIIELMKRVKKAFMKNWLAAGLYSDVHENGGNYNTGDEDTKVSSKSKSKQKRRRPGNDRHKNDCACAVCQVTRRKKERDEILSVDNEVTVVNISEERNMEVNFGDNNPGSHDTASSKEQPRHIDVFKTTMEADDTQTQMEDPGKSLNNPSPDYEDEVSRQYSEDKEEEYKDLNSQDEHTSTQPNDDSVAGHHEQKAQTEIVQEVEMEDLPIQQENESFLQVCARLFPSKQGSVFRGRHSLFRQQRRLVAPKESPLHAALTAIMKR is encoded by the exons ATGAAGCGCAAGCGCGGCAGCACGCGGGGCAAGAAGAGTTCTTCGAATACCACCGGGGGAGACTCTTCGTCGGCATCTCCGTCCAGCCCAAGCACCGAAGAGAACATCCCAGCGGAGAATGCGCCAGTCTCGAGGTCCACTCCGGCAGTGCCTGAACCATCTCCTCCTCCTGAGCCGGAGAAGCCGAGCGTCCCTGCCCCAGCTCCGGTTCATCCCGCCGCTGATATACCGTACGCCAAGCCCAAGGTGGGGGCAGTATACGGTCGTGTGAAGCTGAAGTTCAAAACCTCCAAGGCGTCGGAGCTCAACAATAGTTCGTCGGTAGCACAGGCACCCGCTGATGCTGGTAAATCTCAGACTGCTGCCCCTGAAGTGAGCAAGCAAGTTACTGCCGAAATAGGTATCGCTGCATCGTCAACTGGCCAGACAACTGATAGGCAGGAGACGGAGTTGAGTGGTTCTGATAAGGACAAGGCGGCAAAGAAAGCAGGAAGCATAAAGTTCGTGTCCGCGGGATTATCTTCTTCAGCACAAGATAACACCCAGGACAGGGAAGTTGATGAAGTACATGAACCTCTTCCAAGTAAGCAGGAAACTCTTTTAGGAACCGAGGAAAGTGAGAGTGCATCGGAGCCAAAGAACTCACAAGGGTCAGAGATAAAGCAGTCTACCCTGGAATCTCAGCGCGATGAGAAAGAGTTAGCTGCTGCACTTGAA GCTATTAAGAAGGTTATGAAGGTCGACGCAGCTGAGCCATTTAACACCCCAGTGGATCCTATTGCTTTGGGAATACCT GATTATCTTGATGTTATCGACACTCCTATGGATTTTGGCACAATATGTCAAGATTTAGAACGTGGAAGCAAATATATGAACTCAGAGGATGTCTATAAGGACGTGCAGTTTATATGGGATAATTGTACCAAGTATAACAGTAAAGGTGATTACATAATAGAGCTTATGAAACGGGTAAAGAAGGCCTTCATGAAAAATTGGCTGGCAGCAGGCTTGTATTCTGATGTGCATGAGAATG GTGGCAATTACAATACTGGTGATGAGGATACCAAAGTTAGTTCAAAAAGCAAGTCTAAGCAGAAACGGCGTCGCCCAGG GAATGATCGACACAAAAATGATTGTGCATGTGCTGTTTGTCAAGTTACACGGCGTAAGAAGGAAAGGGATGAAATTTTATCTGTTGATAATGAAGTCACTGTAGTGAACATTTCTGAAGAGCGCAACATGGAG GTAAACTTCGGTGATAATAATCCTGGTAGTCATGACACAGCCTCTAGTAAGGAGCAACCACGCCATATTGATGTGTTTAAAACAACAATGGAAGCAGATGATACGCAGACTCAGATGGAAGATCCTGGAAAATCCCTCAATAATCCATCTCCTGACTATGAAGATGAGGTCTCCAGACAGTATTCCGAGGATAAGGAAGAGGAGTATAAAGATCTGAACAGTCAGGACGAACATACTTCCACTCAGCCTAATGATGACTCAGTAGCTGGACATCATGAACAGAAG GCACAGACTGAAATTGTCCAGGAGGTGGAAATGGAGGATTTGCCCATTCAACAGGAGAACGAGTCATTCTTGCAAGTCTGCGCGCGCCTTTTCCCCAGCAAGCAGGGCTCCGTTTTCAGGGGTCGTCATTCTCTGTTCCGTCAGCAGCGCCGTTTGGTGGCACCAAAGGAGAGCCCCCTACATGCCGCCCTGACAGCGATAATGAAACGGTAG